A stretch of the Candidatus Kaelpia imicola genome encodes the following:
- a CDS encoding helix-turn-helix domain-containing protein codes for MDKLLTLSESAAFLGVRDEVFQDLIDQYKIPHYKIAGKFIRFSQQELEKYRDTVKKGGGDKDSNKRNAAEIEKIREIEYKRESLSPAVKISEFLKFNDFYILSLIIIIMLLFYIIKF; via the coding sequence ATGGATAAGCTTTTAACTCTTAGCGAGTCAGCCGCATTTCTCGGAGTTAGAGACGAAGTATTTCAGGATCTGATAGATCAGTATAAGATCCCGCACTATAAGATTGCCGGTAAGTTTATCCGCTTCTCACAACAAGAGCTTGAAAAGTACAGAGATACAGTTAAAAAGGGCGGAGGAGATAAAGATAGCAATAAGAGGAATGCGGCAGAGATAGAGAAGATAAGAGAGATTGAATATAAGAGAGAGAGCCTCTCTCCTGCTGTAAAAATCTCAGAGTTTCTTAAATTCAATGATTTCTATATATTGAGTCTAATAATAATCATAATGCTGCTGTTCTATATAATAAAATTCTAA
- a CDS encoding M48 family metalloprotease gives MSFLFKKTFLLSGFSLLLISGCTGVNYNILTGKENLTFISEEREVKLGKKISKQVEEEYEIIQDPRVKDIVKKVGYKIVDSCDRKGVVYYFEAIKRKRDEDREEPNAFALPGGYIYINDKLLDLIGWENEDEIAAVLAHEISHIVLRHNILKLQEVIGTQALLIMVGTSTPDARTAKNSQVAMILLLLAYSKEREFEADRLALKYLQKADFNPQGMISLLKKIQKFQFDSPIKRYYLKTHPYLDERIEQVQKELKIYNNILY, from the coding sequence ATGAGTTTTCTTTTTAAAAAAACATTTCTTCTGTCAGGATTCTCATTGCTTCTCATTTCAGGCTGTACGGGGGTAAATTACAATATTCTTACCGGAAAAGAGAATCTTACTTTTATCTCAGAAGAGAGAGAGGTCAAGCTGGGAAAGAAAATATCCAAGCAAGTAGAAGAGGAGTATGAGATAATTCAGGACCCCAGAGTAAAAGATATTGTAAAGAAGGTAGGTTATAAAATAGTTGATAGCTGCGACAGAAAGGGAGTCGTATACTACTTCGAAGCTATCAAAAGAAAGAGAGACGAAGATAGAGAGGAGCCGAATGCTTTTGCCTTACCCGGGGGATATATCTATATAAACGACAAGCTTCTTGATCTGATCGGCTGGGAGAACGAAGATGAGATTGCTGCAGTACTTGCTCATGAGATATCCCATATCGTTTTAAGGCACAACATTCTTAAACTTCAGGAAGTAATAGGTACTCAAGCTCTACTTATAATGGTGGGTACAAGTACACCCGATGCACGTACTGCTAAAAACAGCCAAGTTGCCATGATATTGCTGCTTCTTGCTTACAGTAAAGAAAGAGAATTTGAGGCAGATAGATTGGCTTTAAAATATCTCCAGAAAGCTGATTTCAACCCCCAAGGAATGATATCTCTATTAAAGAAAATACAAAAATTTCAATTTGACTCACCAATAAAAAGATATTATCTAAAAACACACCCTTATTTAGACGAAAGAATCGAACAAGTTCAAAAAGAACTTAAGATATATAACAATATTCTGTATTAA
- the tsaD gene encoding tRNA (adenosine(37)-N6)-threonylcarbamoyltransferase complex transferase subunit TsaD, whose product MRILGIETSCDETSIAIVKDGSIVESNIVASSIELHKKYGGIVPEIATRHHVEVILPVLKEALSESGIELSKIDVLAVTQGPGLIGSLMVGITFAKSIAYALGLPLIPVDHILAHLYSPYLNQAGIEFPYLGLAVSGGHTSLFVVNGFCDFRLIGKTRDDALGESFDKVAKMLGLGFPGGPEVERRAERAKKRDTIFTPPKIRDGYDLSYSGLKTAVLYHLKRQERLEDSDIDEVCYGFQKAALESLLFKVEQALADFKLKRVLAGGGVTANSRLRELLKKLEADVYLADKKYSSDNAGMVAGLAYRLYNKDREIGFDLNFEPYSIFGERWT is encoded by the coding sequence ATGAGAATACTGGGAATAGAGACCTCATGCGATGAGACTTCAATAGCCATTGTCAAAGACGGCAGTATTGTAGAATCAAATATTGTAGCTTCCAGCATAGAACTGCATAAAAAATATGGGGGAATAGTACCTGAGATAGCAACACGTCACCACGTAGAGGTAATACTTCCTGTCTTAAAAGAGGCGCTCTCTGAATCAGGGATAGAGTTATCCAAAATAGACGTTCTGGCCGTTACACAAGGGCCGGGATTAATAGGCTCGCTTATGGTGGGTATCACATTTGCAAAATCTATCGCCTATGCTCTGGGGCTACCGCTAATACCGGTAGACCATATTTTAGCCCATCTATATTCACCCTACCTAAATCAAGCAGGCATAGAGTTTCCTTACTTAGGTCTTGCTGTTTCAGGCGGCCATACAAGCCTATTTGTAGTTAATGGTTTTTGCGATTTTAGACTAATCGGAAAGACTAGAGACGATGCCTTGGGTGAATCCTTTGATAAGGTTGCTAAGATGCTTGGGCTCGGTTTCCCCGGAGGCCCAGAGGTAGAGAGAAGGGCAGAGAGGGCAAAAAAAAGAGATACTATCTTTACCCCGCCGAAAATAAGAGATGGTTACGACTTAAGCTATAGCGGTCTTAAGACCGCAGTGCTCTACCATCTAAAGAGACAGGAGAGACTTGAAGATTCTGATATTGATGAAGTATGTTATGGATTTCAGAAAGCAGCTTTAGAATCCCTGCTTTTCAAGGTAGAGCAGGCTTTGGCTGATTTTAAACTCAAGAGGGTTCTTGCCGGCGGAGGGGTCACAGCTAATAGCAGACTAAGAGAGTTACTGAAAAAATTAGAGGCAGATGTATATCTGGCTGATAAAAAATATTCATCAGACAATGCAGGAATGGTTGCAGGTCTTGCCTATCGACTGTATAATAAAGACAGAGAGATAGGCTTTGATTTAAATTTTGAACCTTATTCGATATTTGGAGAGAGATGGACTTAG
- a CDS encoding MgtC/SapB family protein, whose amino-acid sequence MDLADIFKILLALILSGLIGLERERHGRAAGFRTHMLVGIGSALMMITSINMHRLYGAPADPSRIAAQVISGIGFLGAGTIIRFKASIRGLTTAASLWAVAGIGLAVGSGGYSSAIVTTAIILGVLFLLPDFERNILRSPTFKTLQIEGSKDLKILQEVRLILAEYKSEIKDFSIKTLSDQEDSCLIELNLKMLDRYAEDIKNDLIRIAGIKSINWI is encoded by the coding sequence ATGGACTTAGCCGATATTTTTAAAATCTTGCTGGCATTGATACTCTCAGGGTTGATTGGTCTTGAGAGAGAACGGCACGGAAGAGCTGCTGGTTTCAGAACCCATATGCTGGTTGGAATAGGCTCTGCTCTGATGATGATCACATCAATAAATATGCACAGACTCTACGGTGCTCCTGCAGACCCATCCAGGATAGCAGCACAGGTTATAAGCGGAATAGGTTTTCTGGGGGCAGGAACAATAATACGTTTTAAAGCCTCAATACGCGGTTTAACTACGGCAGCATCTCTCTGGGCTGTTGCCGGAATAGGGCTTGCAGTAGGTTCCGGCGGATACAGCTCAGCAATAGTAACAACTGCGATAATTCTAGGAGTTCTTTTTCTACTGCCTGACTTTGAAAGAAATATTTTAAGAAGCCCCACTTTTAAAACTCTACAGATAGAAGGTTCAAAAGACTTAAAAATACTTCAGGAGGTTAGACTGATACTGGCTGAATACAAGAGTGAGATAAAAGATTTCAGCATCAAGACTCTATCTGATCAGGAAGATAGCTGCTTGATAGAGCTTAACCTAAAGATGCTGGATAGATATGCTGAAGATATTAAAAACGATCTCATTAGGATAGCGGGTATAAAATCAATAAATTGGATCTAA
- a CDS encoding polymer-forming cytoskeletal protein — MAVKKRSNEKILEINATMQGELTFKDPVNLTINGNFQGKLNTKGALLVGKDAYVGAEIIGEDITIAGKIDGNIVAQKRLTLIPPANVKGEIKTPILIVEEGATLNGECIMKSEITKFLTLEEMATYLKIDRETLLNWVEDNKIPVMREGSKYLFDRKEVENWLSKEKVS; from the coding sequence GTGGCTGTCAAAAAGAGAAGCAATGAGAAAATTTTAGAAATCAACGCTACGATGCAGGGTGAACTCACTTTTAAAGACCCTGTAAACCTTACCATAAACGGAAATTTCCAAGGTAAGCTTAATACGAAGGGTGCGCTTTTAGTAGGAAAAGATGCCTATGTAGGCGCAGAGATAATCGGCGAGGATATTACGATTGCAGGTAAGATAGACGGGAATATAGTTGCCCAGAAAAGATTGACTCTAATACCGCCTGCCAATGTTAAAGGTGAAATTAAGACCCCTATCTTAATCGTAGAGGAGGGAGCGACATTAAACGGTGAGTGCATTATGAAGTCTGAGATAACAAAATTTTTGACGCTTGAAGAGATGGCAACCTATCTTAAGATTGACAGAGAGACTCTTCTTAATTGGGTAGAAGATAATAAAATACCTGTCATGAGAGAAGGCTCTAAATACCTCTTTGACAGAAAAGAGGTTGAGAACTGGCTTTCAAAAGAGAAGGTTTCTTAA
- the gatB gene encoding Asp-tRNA(Asn)/Glu-tRNA(Gln) amidotransferase subunit GatB → MKYKTTIGLEIHIHLGSKTKIFCSCSTAYTKEPNTHTCPVCLGLPGALPVLNERAFHYAIKAALALNCKVSEHVSFDRKNYYYPDLPKNYQISQYSFPVGRAGVLNINGRDIRINRVHMEEDAGKLIHSEDNKRSFIDYNRTGVPLIEIVTEPDIDSPQEAYDFLQELRTTILYLGISDCNMEEGSLRCDSNISLSKEDAKELGRKIELKNMNTFRGVKEALEYEIERQRAVLEDGKEVVHETRLWDESRQMTAAMRSKEDIHDYRYFPEPDLVKYEIPEELKNSIKEELPELPPKRRERFKSEYSLNDYDTELLVKDKSIGDYFEEVLKNYDNPKPACNFITSDITGAVNERGIDFKDIKLSALSCAKLLNMIKDKKISIKIAKSILPELIERELDPLVIIEKKNLMQINRESDIQNVIVQVIRENPGAVRDFKSGRREAIKFLIGQIMRVTEGRANPGIVNKLLNQELGGLI, encoded by the coding sequence ATGAAATATAAGACTACGATAGGGCTTGAGATACATATCCATCTTGGGAGTAAAACAAAGATATTCTGCTCTTGCTCTACAGCATATACAAAAGAGCCTAATACGCATACCTGCCCTGTCTGCCTTGGCCTTCCTGGGGCACTCCCGGTCTTAAATGAGAGAGCCTTTCATTATGCTATAAAAGCTGCTCTGGCCTTAAACTGTAAAGTTTCTGAACATGTCAGTTTTGACAGAAAGAACTACTACTATCCGGATCTACCCAAGAACTACCAAATATCTCAATATAGTTTTCCGGTGGGCAGAGCTGGAGTTTTGAATATTAACGGTAGAGATATCCGTATCAACCGTGTCCATATGGAGGAGGATGCCGGGAAATTGATACACTCAGAAGATAATAAGAGAAGTTTCATCGATTACAACAGAACCGGAGTTCCGCTGATAGAGATTGTAACCGAACCCGATATAGATTCACCTCAAGAAGCATATGACTTTCTTCAGGAGCTTAGAACTACGATACTCTATCTTGGTATATCTGATTGTAACATGGAAGAGGGGAGTTTAAGGTGTGATTCAAATATATCTCTATCTAAAGAGGATGCAAAAGAATTGGGAAGGAAGATAGAGTTAAAGAATATGAATACATTCCGGGGTGTTAAAGAGGCCTTGGAATATGAGATAGAGAGGCAGAGAGCGGTGCTTGAAGACGGTAAAGAGGTTGTTCATGAGACCCGCCTCTGGGATGAGAGCAGGCAGATGACGGCTGCGATGAGAAGCAAAGAGGATATCCATGATTACAGATACTTTCCTGAGCCTGACCTGGTTAAATATGAAATACCGGAAGAGCTGAAGAACAGCATTAAAGAAGAGCTGCCGGAGTTACCGCCGAAGAGAAGAGAGAGGTTTAAGAGCGAATACAGCTTGAATGATTACGACACTGAATTACTGGTAAAAGATAAGAGTATTGGAGATTATTTCGAAGAGGTTTTAAAGAACTATGATAATCCCAAGCCGGCCTGCAATTTTATAACATCCGATATAACAGGGGCGGTCAATGAGCGCGGAATAGATTTTAAAGACATAAAGCTTTCTGCTTTAAGTTGTGCTAAGCTGCTCAATATGATAAAGGATAAAAAGATATCAATAAAGATAGCAAAAAGCATTCTGCCTGAACTTATAGAGAGAGAGCTTGACCCTCTGGTTATTATTGAAAAAAAGAATCTGATGCAGATAAATAGAGAATCCGATATTCAAAATGTAATAGTCCAAGTCATAAGAGAAAACCCCGGGGCTGTTAGAGACTTTAAAAGCGGCAGGAGAGAGGCGATTAAATTTCTTATAGGACAGATTATGAGGGTAACAGAAGGAAGAGCAAACCCTGGAATAGTTAATAAGCTGTTAAATCAGGAACTGGGAGGCCTAATATGA
- the gatC gene encoding Asp-tRNA(Asn)/Glu-tRNA(Gln) amidotransferase subunit GatC, giving the protein MQISKDTVTHTAHLARLYLNDREIEQYLKQIEDILNYIDKLKELDVKNIEPTFHVLELKNVLRKDIERPSLPVEEVLQNAPDREGNSFSVPKVY; this is encoded by the coding sequence ATGCAAATCTCCAAAGATACTGTAACTCATACAGCTCATCTGGCCAGGTTATATTTAAACGATCGTGAGATAGAGCAGTACTTAAAACAGATAGAGGATATACTGAATTATATTGATAAATTAAAAGAGCTGGACGTTAAAAATATAGAACCTACCTTCCATGTCTTAGAGCTTAAAAACGTATTACGTAAAGATATTGAGAGACCGTCGCTTCCGGTAGAAGAGGTGCTTCAAAACGCTCCGGATAGAGAGGGTAACTCTTTCTCGGTGCCCAAAGTATATTAA
- a CDS encoding S41 family peptidase, with product MKRVLLLIVTMTVISIISYNISSYSLDIELNEPTSSNDQDLYSNLEVFSDVIALIQQEYVEEEQPKDMIYGALQGMLGALDPYSQFLEPDIYQELRVETEGEFGGIGIVIAIKTGVLTIISPLEGTPGYEAGLQAGDRIVKIADESTKGITLMEAVKKLRGKPKTEVALTVLRESEQRLIGFKIVRDIIKIESVKENKIISDNIGYIKILEFQENTLPDFKKALKSLKDKKIEGLIVDLRNNPGGLLDVAVAITSEFLPKGKLVVYTQGRNAKQDMKFHSIGGSFLKEPLIILINRGSASGSEIFAGAIKDNNRGLIVGQTSFGKASVQTIIPLKDNSAVRLTTAHYYTPSGNLIHEKGIEPDVKIDRKRFGSLSKETKPELDTETMFEDIEEGKEEISIEEKKDKLDFELERAIDIMKGLVKYNKMLSES from the coding sequence ATGAAAAGAGTTCTATTGTTAATCGTTACCATGACAGTTATCTCGATAATCTCGTATAATATCTCAAGTTATTCGCTGGATATTGAGCTCAATGAACCAACCAGTAGTAACGATCAAGACTTATATTCAAATCTTGAGGTATTCTCTGACGTTATAGCTCTCATTCAGCAAGAGTATGTAGAGGAAGAGCAGCCAAAAGATATGATCTACGGAGCACTTCAAGGGATGCTGGGAGCACTGGACCCTTATAGTCAGTTTTTAGAGCCTGACATCTATCAAGAGTTACGAGTAGAGACCGAAGGTGAGTTTGGAGGTATAGGGATAGTAATTGCCATAAAGACCGGAGTGCTTACGATAATATCGCCTCTTGAAGGTACGCCGGGATATGAAGCAGGGTTACAGGCCGGAGATAGGATAGTAAAAATAGCTGATGAGAGCACGAAGGGAATTACTCTTATGGAGGCTGTCAAAAAATTGCGGGGTAAACCCAAGACAGAGGTTGCTCTTACAGTACTAAGAGAGAGCGAACAGAGACTAATAGGGTTTAAAATCGTAAGGGATATTATAAAGATAGAGAGTGTTAAAGAGAATAAGATTATAAGTGACAATATAGGCTACATTAAGATTCTTGAGTTTCAAGAGAACACATTGCCTGATTTCAAAAAAGCACTAAAGAGCCTTAAAGATAAAAAGATCGAAGGTCTGATAGTCGATTTAAGGAATAATCCCGGCGGACTTCTTGATGTAGCAGTAGCTATAACAAGTGAGTTTTTGCCTAAAGGGAAGCTGGTAGTTTATACCCAGGGTAGAAATGCTAAGCAGGATATGAAGTTTCACTCTATAGGGGGAAGTTTTTTAAAAGAGCCTCTGATTATTCTCATAAATAGAGGCAGCGCAAGCGGCTCTGAGATTTTTGCCGGGGCAATAAAGGATAATAACAGAGGGCTGATTGTAGGTCAGACTTCGTTCGGGAAAGCCTCCGTACAGACAATCATACCTTTAAAAGATAATTCAGCAGTGAGATTGACAACAGCTCATTATTATACTCCAAGTGGAAACTTGATACATGAAAAGGGAATAGAGCCCGACGTTAAAATAGATAGGAAGAGATTCGGGTCTTTATCTAAAGAGACTAAACCTGAGTTAGATACCGAAACTATGTTTGAGGATATCGAAGAAGGAAAAGAAGAGATATCGATTGAAGAGAAAAAAGATAAGCTGGATTTTGAGCTTGAACGAGCAATAGATATCATGAAGGGGTTGGTCAAGTATAATAAGATGCTCTCTGAATCTTAA
- a CDS encoding integrase core domain-containing protein, which produces MKSEKTKAIAAADFLYRLQYTINQPIENMQTDNGSEFTWHFDRTADRLKIDRYFSRVKTPKDNPEAERFNQTLKYEWLYDNNLDLDCDRFNRELTEWLIEYNFNRPHETLDYLTPMEHIENELTKIRSPVKVLPMWSARTYS; this is translated from the coding sequence ATGAAAAGTGAAAAAACTAAAGCAATAGCAGCGGCTGATTTTTTATATCGGCTGCAATATACAATTAATCAGCCGATAGAGAATATGCAGACAGATAATGGAAGTGAGTTTACCTGGCATTTTGACCGAACAGCAGATAGATTGAAAATAGATAGATATTTTTCCAGAGTTAAAACACCGAAAGATAACCCTGAAGCTGAGAGATTTAATCAAACTCTAAAATATGAGTGGTTATATGATAACAATTTAGATTTAGATTGTGATAGATTTAATAGAGAGTTAACTGAATGGCTGATAGAATACAATTTCAACAGACCTCATGAAACTCTTGATTACTTGACTCCTATGGAGCATATAGAAAACGAGTTGACTAAAATTAGAAGCCCTGTCAAAGTGTTACCTATGTGGTCAGCCAGAACATATTCTTGA
- a CDS encoding tetratricopeptide repeat protein, whose protein sequence is MKPLLVSIILLTVLFNFGCGKNYRTETIIREEAFNYQKIGRDAQSKNDWNKAVNYYKKATYLDPYNAKIYNDMAVIYEKQKLYALAEGSYKKAIEVDKDFLASYFNLGRLYEKMEMVDDALFYYKQRVRLAQEEDDPWVWKAKSRIGYYESINSEK, encoded by the coding sequence ATGAAGCCTTTATTAGTCTCTATAATCCTATTAACTGTTCTATTTAATTTCGGGTGTGGAAAAAACTACAGAACAGAAACAATAATCAGAGAGGAGGCTTTCAACTATCAAAAAATCGGAAGAGATGCTCAGAGCAAGAATGATTGGAATAAAGCCGTAAATTATTACAAAAAAGCAACCTACCTTGATCCTTACAATGCAAAGATATACAATGATATGGCTGTTATATACGAAAAACAGAAACTATATGCTCTTGCTGAGGGTAGCTATAAAAAAGCAATAGAGGTAGATAAAGATTTCCTGGCTTCTTACTTTAATCTTGGGCGCTTATATGAGAAAATGGAGATGGTAGATGATGCACTTTTCTATTATAAGCAGAGAGTGAGATTGGCTCAAGAAGAAGATGACCCCTGGGTTTGGAAAGCAAAAAGTAGAATAGGGTATTACGAATCTATAAATTCGGAGAAATAG
- a CDS encoding divergent polysaccharide deacetylase family protein yields MRLSLKLLIALSVTISLFYFLPRDYIRKTERIESYLKNYLGCFGIDSYALKKESREIYKKSGSKYLIVEREYEVPPDFPFYAFREELKSILEKEGFFIERDRTYSEAGYRIIFKKLPLYIIRLVKKDRGYLAIVLDDFGYDNKTLHYLKEIAIPLNISILPSLKYSKSVSLTASKNGHEVLLHLPMEPVKSKKIERHLEKSTIKSTTPDEKIIEELHGFLNELRDVKGVNNHMGSSLCRDRGKMTVILKILKERDLYFLDSRVVSDSKGPEVAEKLNLKCFQRDVFIDNIENSEYIEKQIREAIRLAKRKGFAIAIGHDRERTLKTILSMLTEIKEDTYPIKLSELR; encoded by the coding sequence ATGAGACTCTCTTTAAAGCTATTAATTGCGCTATCTGTTACAATCTCTCTTTTCTATTTTTTACCTCGGGACTATATCAGGAAGACAGAGAGAATCGAATCCTACTTAAAGAACTACTTAGGTTGTTTCGGTATTGACAGTTATGCATTAAAAAAAGAGTCTAGAGAGATTTATAAAAAATCCGGCTCCAAATATCTAATAGTAGAGAGAGAGTACGAAGTGCCTCCTGATTTCCCTTTCTATGCATTTCGGGAAGAGCTCAAGAGCATATTGGAAAAAGAAGGTTTTTTTATAGAAAGAGATAGAACGTATAGTGAAGCAGGGTATAGAATAATTTTTAAAAAACTACCGCTGTATATCATCAGATTGGTTAAGAAAGATAGAGGCTATCTGGCTATAGTTCTTGATGACTTTGGATATGACAACAAGACTCTCCACTACTTAAAAGAGATAGCAATACCTTTAAACATATCGATACTTCCCAGTCTGAAATATTCAAAGAGTGTAAGCCTCACAGCCAGCAAAAACGGCCATGAAGTACTTCTCCACCTGCCGATGGAACCAGTTAAAAGTAAAAAGATAGAGAGACACCTTGAGAAAAGTACGATTAAAAGCACGACCCCGGATGAAAAGATAATAGAGGAGCTGCACGGTTTTCTGAATGAACTAAGAGATGTTAAAGGGGTAAATAACCACATGGGTTCATCTCTATGTAGAGACAGAGGGAAGATGACTGTTATTTTAAAGATTCTCAAAGAGCGGGATCTCTACTTTTTGGATAGCCGTGTGGTGTCAGACTCTAAAGGTCCGGAGGTAGCAGAAAAACTGAATTTAAAATGTTTTCAAAGAGATGTTTTTATAGACAATATTGAAAACAGCGAATATATTGAAAAACAGATCAGAGAGGCGATACGTCTGGCAAAACGGAAAGGTTTTGCAATAGCAATAGGCCATGACAGAGAGAGAACACTTAAGACCATATTAAGCATGTTAACCGAGATAAAAGAGGATACCTACCCGATTAAGTTATCGGAGTTAAGATGA
- the gatA gene encoding Asp-tRNA(Asn)/Glu-tRNA(Gln) amidotransferase subunit GatA, translating to MNLTELSAYKLKDLIDKKEVRIKEVVESYLERIEESDKDINAYISIDKERAIEEAERLDRDNSDLPLKGLPIAIKDNLCVKDEPTTCGSKILEGFKPPYSATVIENLKNNGAILLGKTNMDEFAFGSSCETSCYGVTKNPHDTSRVPGGSSGGSAAAVGAKEALWALGSDTGGSIRQPASLCGVVGLKPTYGRVSRYGLIAFASSLDQVGPLAKDVKDTALLLEAISGYDPRDSTSSNKESPEYSKNLEPALKGIKVAIADEYFPKGVDGEIKDRIDRVLELLKKEGATVDRISLPHTEYAVSTYYIIAPSEASSNLARYDGVEYGLRVKNADWIEGVANPMVKMYLATKSEGFGEEVKRRVILGTYSLSSGYYDAYYLRAAKVRTLIKRDFQEAFKRYDCIISPTSPTAAFKLGEKREDPLKMYLSDIFTIPANLAGIPAISIPVGKNSENLPLGLQIMADYFQEQRLLNIAYGIERAYSGL from the coding sequence ATGAACCTCACAGAACTCAGCGCATATAAGCTCAAAGACCTTATAGATAAAAAAGAGGTTAGGATAAAAGAGGTTGTTGAATCTTATTTAGAGAGAATAGAAGAGAGTGATAAGGATATAAACGCTTACATATCAATAGATAAAGAACGGGCTATTGAAGAAGCAGAGAGACTGGATAGGGATAACAGCGATCTGCCGCTTAAAGGGCTGCCTATTGCAATAAAAGATAATCTCTGTGTTAAAGATGAGCCTACGACTTGCGGTTCTAAAATATTAGAGGGTTTTAAGCCTCCTTACAGCGCGACAGTAATTGAAAATCTAAAAAATAATGGTGCGATACTCTTAGGAAAGACAAATATGGATGAGTTTGCCTTTGGTTCTTCCTGTGAGACTTCCTGCTATGGCGTTACGAAGAATCCTCATGATACCTCAAGAGTACCGGGCGGCTCTTCCGGAGGTTCCGCTGCAGCGGTTGGAGCTAAAGAGGCTCTTTGGGCGCTGGGAAGTGATACCGGCGGCTCAATACGCCAGCCTGCATCTCTATGCGGAGTGGTGGGACTAAAGCCTACCTACGGCAGGGTATCCCGTTACGGTTTGATAGCATTTGCATCCAGCCTGGATCAAGTCGGTCCTCTGGCAAAAGATGTTAAAGATACTGCCCTGCTTCTTGAGGCAATATCAGGTTATGACCCGAGAGATTCGACCTCTTCCAATAAAGAGAGTCCAGAGTACAGTAAAAATTTAGAACCTGCTCTTAAAGGTATAAAGGTAGCGATAGCGGATGAATATTTCCCTAAAGGAGTAGATGGTGAGATTAAAGATAGAATAGATAGAGTGCTGGAGCTATTAAAAAAAGAGGGGGCTACTGTAGATAGGATAAGCCTGCCTCATACCGAATATGCAGTAAGCACTTATTATATAATAGCTCCTTCTGAAGCAAGCTCAAACCTGGCCCGTTACGATGGGGTAGAGTACGGTTTGAGAGTCAAGAACGCAGACTGGATAGAGGGGGTAGCAAACCCAATGGTTAAGATGTATCTGGCAACAAAGTCAGAAGGCTTTGGAGAAGAGGTTAAGAGAAGGGTAATATTGGGAACATACTCATTATCAAGCGGATATTATGATGCCTACTACTTAAGAGCGGCCAAAGTAAGAACTCTTATAAAGAGAGATTTTCAGGAGGCTTTTAAGAGATATGACTGCATTATATCTCCAACCTCTCCTACAGCCGCTTTTAAGCTGGGAGAGAAGAGAGAAGATCCTCTTAAGATGTATCTATCTGATATCTTTACGATTCCAGCCAATCTGGCCGGAATACCAGCAATATCAATACCTGTAGGTAAAAACAGTGAGAATCTTCCCTTAGGTCTCCAGATAATGGCTGACTATTTTCAGGAACAGAGATTATTGAATATAGCTTACGGGATAGAGAGAGCTTATAGCGGACTATGA